The following proteins are co-located in the Echinicola sp. 20G genome:
- a CDS encoding chorismate mutase, translating to MKDHLKTSEWGLGLKGHTIIAGPCSAETPEQVEKVCLEMKKENIIPSIFRAGIWKPRTRPGSFEGIGEDGLKWMEIVRHHLNIPITTEVGNTAHVELALKHKVDVLWIGARTTVNPFAVQEIAEALRGTDIPVMVKNPMNPDLQLWIGALERLHAVGIDKLAAIHRGFSDAYDKRFRNKPNWSMPIHLKREWKGMEVINDPSHIVGKRDGILEVSQRAINFGLDGLMIETHHDPDNAWSDAKQQVTPAQLKDILSKIDFKSTLGAEKPSERLSDLRTAVDHLDDQLIDLLVERFSVIDQIGSHKREHKLTVFQSDRWKQVMDSRTDKGVAKGLSEKFMKELLFTIHEESVKRQEKQLRSGDTVKKDA from the coding sequence ATGAAAGATCACTTAAAAACGTCAGAATGGGGCTTGGGCCTAAAAGGCCACACTATCATCGCAGGACCTTGTAGTGCTGAGACTCCAGAGCAGGTAGAAAAAGTTTGCCTAGAAATGAAAAAGGAAAATATCATTCCTTCAATTTTCCGTGCTGGAATCTGGAAACCAAGAACTAGACCAGGAAGCTTCGAAGGCATTGGTGAAGACGGACTTAAATGGATGGAGATTGTTAGACATCATCTAAATATCCCTATCACTACTGAAGTTGGTAACACTGCTCACGTTGAATTGGCCTTAAAACACAAAGTTGATGTGCTTTGGATCGGTGCCAGAACAACTGTCAACCCTTTTGCTGTTCAGGAAATTGCTGAAGCACTAAGAGGAACGGACATCCCTGTAATGGTCAAAAACCCAATGAACCCTGACCTTCAATTGTGGATCGGAGCACTCGAAAGACTTCACGCTGTGGGAATCGACAAGCTTGCAGCCATTCACAGAGGTTTCAGTGATGCATATGATAAGCGATTCAGAAACAAACCTAACTGGTCCATGCCTATCCACCTTAAGAGAGAATGGAAAGGAATGGAAGTGATCAATGACCCAAGTCACATTGTAGGGAAAAGAGATGGTATCCTAGAAGTTTCTCAACGAGCCATCAACTTTGGCTTGGATGGCTTGATGATTGAAACCCACCATGATCCTGATAATGCATGGAGTGATGCCAAGCAGCAAGTTACACCTGCTCAACTAAAAGATATTCTTTCTAAAATTGATTTCAAAAGCACTTTGGGTGCCGAAAAACCAAGCGAAAGACTTAGCGACCTAAGAACAGCTGTTGACCATTTGGACGACCAGTTAATCGATCTTTTGGTTGAAAGATTCTCTGTTATTGACCAAATCGGTTCGCACAAGAGAGAGCACAAATTGACGGTATTTCAGTCTGACAGATGGAAACAAGTGATGGACTCCAGAACTGACAAAGGTGTGGCGAAAGGACTAAGCGAAAAATTCATGAAAGAGTTGCTTTTCACTATTCATGAGGAGTCTGTAAAAAGACAAGAAAAACAGCTTAGATCAGGCGACACCGTAAAAAAAGATGCCTAA
- a CDS encoding putative LPS assembly protein LptD has translation MQNIKVAYLSFILLIISLGASMAQKTFRNPAEKEIIAPELPSPIDSIPPTLPDSLILNDSIPSIDSAKVVPKGDIETTIKYAAQDSILSNFKEKKVYLYNKAWFEYGNIRLDADYIEINWEKNELYASGVKDSTGTVQGSPIFKEGSSTYEIRKDMRYNFKTSKAIISDVVTEQQEGLLRGETVKKDNEGNVYLSHGFYTTCNLAEPHWHISSSKIKSVEGKQTISGPFNLYFNGIPTPVGLPFGFIPDQKEEQVSGIIIPSYGEERRRGFYLRDFGYYFAFNDYIHSRLTGEIYSKGGYGVKAATAYKKRYRYSGGFNVDYQQFRSPETEANPLDYTTVWVNWSHSPESRGNSRFSASVNAGTTNYNNLVVNPTNYMRNTNSEFTSNISYSKTFTGTPFSMSANLRHSQNVQTDEVSLVLPNVSVNMNRQTPFKNSKFEPLKTLNFAWNFELQNSINNKVVQELGIENEYLQNDAFEDDYEAPDVIPFTWANLPKLFKQAENGFRQSIPVSSNFTLFKYFTGTAGFQYTELWYLDRINYFYNAPEERVDRILENGFSRVGYYNTSFNMATNIYGFYTFGKNSKIEAIRHHVQPTIGMSFTPDFSDPKYGYYQTVQVDEEGNTQMYSRFQGFLYGGAPRGESRSLNISIRNTLEAKKRIESDTTEASTKKFPLLQSFNISTNYNFVADSFNLAPISMSTRTTFFDNKISVALSATLNPYATQAYYNESTEEYYTRRTSEYAWKNGQGVGSFSRANLNINGSYNPRGAEKTPADTREELTNEFLQQGGQMNDFVENEIERIANDPSQYIDWSIPWNINYGYNLSYSKSDNTGKTNITQAINLSGDISFSEKWKVNFNTGLDLSTQKITQSMIGIARDLHCWQMNVSWIPFGSFTSYNIDIRVKASILQDLKVSRRRSFFDY, from the coding sequence GTGCAGAATATTAAGGTAGCTTATCTTTCCTTTATCTTACTCATAATTTCCCTTGGAGCCTCCATGGCTCAGAAAACTTTCAGGAACCCTGCTGAGAAAGAGATCATTGCACCAGAGTTACCCTCACCAATCGATTCTATCCCCCCTACGCTGCCAGATAGTTTAATTTTGAATGACTCCATTCCTTCGATTGACTCAGCAAAGGTTGTGCCCAAAGGAGACATTGAGACCACTATTAAGTATGCTGCTCAAGACAGCATTCTCTCCAACTTTAAAGAGAAGAAAGTTTACCTTTATAATAAAGCGTGGTTTGAGTATGGAAACATCCGATTGGATGCTGATTACATAGAAATCAACTGGGAGAAAAATGAACTTTATGCCTCTGGTGTCAAAGACTCTACGGGCACGGTACAGGGAAGCCCCATCTTTAAGGAAGGAAGTAGTACTTATGAAATCCGAAAGGACATGCGCTACAACTTCAAAACCAGCAAAGCCATTATCTCCGACGTGGTTACCGAACAGCAAGAAGGGCTCCTACGCGGTGAAACAGTGAAAAAAGATAACGAAGGGAATGTATATTTAAGCCATGGCTTTTACACCACTTGTAATCTGGCAGAGCCGCATTGGCACATTTCTTCCAGTAAAATAAAATCCGTAGAGGGCAAACAAACCATTTCCGGTCCCTTTAACCTTTACTTCAATGGTATCCCTACACCAGTAGGTTTGCCTTTTGGATTTATTCCTGATCAGAAAGAAGAACAAGTTTCCGGAATTATTATTCCTTCTTATGGAGAGGAAAGAAGAAGAGGTTTTTATCTGAGGGATTTTGGCTATTACTTCGCCTTTAACGACTATATCCATAGTAGATTGACTGGTGAGATCTACTCAAAAGGTGGCTATGGCGTAAAAGCTGCTACAGCTTACAAAAAGCGATATCGCTACAGTGGTGGATTCAATGTGGATTATCAACAATTCCGAAGTCCAGAAACAGAAGCAAACCCACTGGACTACACTACTGTATGGGTCAATTGGAGTCACAGTCCAGAATCCAGAGGTAATTCCAGGTTTTCGGCCTCCGTCAATGCAGGTACCACCAATTACAATAACTTAGTGGTGAACCCCACCAACTATATGCGAAATACCAATTCGGAGTTTACTTCAAATATTTCGTATAGCAAAACCTTTACTGGAACCCCATTTAGTATGTCTGCTAATCTAAGGCATTCACAAAATGTTCAGACAGATGAAGTTTCTTTGGTTTTGCCTAATGTTTCGGTGAATATGAACCGTCAAACGCCTTTTAAAAACTCCAAGTTCGAACCTTTGAAAACCTTGAACTTTGCATGGAATTTTGAGTTACAGAACTCCATCAATAATAAGGTGGTTCAGGAGCTGGGCATTGAAAACGAATATTTGCAAAATGATGCTTTCGAGGATGATTATGAGGCACCTGATGTGATCCCATTTACTTGGGCTAACCTACCAAAACTCTTCAAACAAGCAGAAAATGGTTTCAGACAATCCATTCCGGTTTCCTCTAATTTCACTCTTTTTAAGTACTTCACAGGAACTGCGGGCTTCCAATACACAGAGCTTTGGTACTTGGACAGGATCAATTATTTCTACAATGCACCAGAAGAGCGTGTGGATAGAATCTTAGAAAATGGCTTTAGCAGAGTAGGTTATTATAACACCTCCTTTAACATGGCCACCAATATCTATGGTTTTTACACGTTTGGCAAGAATTCTAAAATCGAAGCCATCAGACACCATGTGCAACCGACTATAGGTATGTCATTTACGCCTGATTTTTCTGACCCAAAGTATGGTTATTATCAAACTGTTCAGGTAGATGAAGAAGGAAATACGCAAATGTACAGTAGGTTCCAAGGTTTTCTTTATGGAGGAGCACCAAGAGGAGAATCAAGGTCACTGAATATTTCAATTAGAAACACGTTAGAGGCCAAAAAGAGAATTGAAAGTGATACCACAGAAGCCTCAACGAAAAAGTTTCCATTATTACAGTCATTCAATATTTCGACCAATTACAACTTTGTAGCTGACTCCTTTAACCTTGCTCCCATCAGTATGAGCACAAGGACTACTTTCTTTGACAATAAAATCTCGGTTGCTCTTTCCGCCACCTTAAACCCCTATGCTACCCAAGCCTATTACAATGAGTCTACAGAAGAATACTACACCCGTAGAACGAGTGAATACGCATGGAAAAACGGTCAAGGCGTAGGAAGTTTCAGCAGGGCCAACTTAAACATCAATGGTAGTTATAACCCAAGAGGCGCCGAAAAAACTCCAGCAGATACCCGAGAGGAACTTACCAATGAATTCCTCCAGCAAGGTGGGCAGATGAATGATTTCGTCGAAAATGAAATTGAAAGAATAGCCAATGATCCCAGTCAATACATCGATTGGAGTATCCCTTGGAACATCAACTATGGTTACAACCTGAGCTACAGTAAGAGTGACAATACTGGGAAAACCAATATCACCCAAGCCATCAATTTATCAGGAGATATCAGTTTCTCAGAAAAATGGAAAGTCAACTTCAATACCGGCTTGGACTTGTCTACTCAAAAGATCACCCAATCCATGATCGGCATCGCCAGAGACCTTCACTGTTGGCAAATGAATGTCAGCTGGATTCCATTTGGCTCATTCACCAGTTATAACATTGACATTAGGGTAAAAGCTAGTATCCTACAAGACCTCAAGGTATCCAGAAGAAGGTCCTTCTTCGATTATTAA
- a CDS encoding arginine deiminase family protein, whose amino-acid sequence MDLRINSEFGTLKTVLMHRPGKEIDRLTPYNKELLLFEDVPYLEAMQVEHDYFTNIIKQTTGAKVLSLHELLMETMADDKILFKMMEEALSFSRLSHFTESILGRLSTSECATALIAGIKVHELKKKISKLPLVDLMDYAFIIPPCPNLYFQRDPAALTPGGMIFSSMKMEGRQREANVIRAIFENHPDFKGSVNKIYPVDGHNNPACIEGGDVIVLSEKAVAIGNSERTDEKAIYHVAKALLAEGTVERVYEVHMPKQRNFMHLDTVFTVLDENLVLTYPDALESVLQTSLYTLKSNDGDQVHIKRTVLKESLLTVLEKEIPYLEVIHLGGNGNKDIALREQWFDGANVFAIGPRKVISYRRNKHTNRALRDMGVEVLDIPSSELSRGLGGPRCMTMPLSRAKI is encoded by the coding sequence ATTGACCTGAGAATTAACTCTGAATTTGGAACACTTAAGACAGTGCTAATGCATCGTCCTGGAAAGGAAATAGATCGTCTTACACCTTATAATAAAGAGTTGTTGCTTTTTGAGGATGTTCCTTATTTAGAGGCCATGCAGGTGGAGCATGATTACTTTACCAATATCATCAAACAGACCACAGGTGCTAAGGTTTTAAGTCTTCATGAGCTTTTGATGGAAACCATGGCAGATGACAAAATACTTTTTAAAATGATGGAAGAGGCGCTTTCATTTTCTAGGCTGTCCCATTTCACGGAAAGTATTTTGGGGAGGTTGTCTACCTCAGAATGCGCTACTGCACTAATTGCAGGAATCAAGGTACATGAACTTAAAAAAAAGATTAGTAAGCTACCCTTGGTGGATCTTATGGATTATGCTTTTATTATTCCACCTTGTCCCAATTTGTATTTTCAACGAGATCCTGCCGCCCTCACTCCAGGGGGAATGATTTTTTCAAGTATGAAGATGGAAGGTCGACAAAGAGAAGCCAACGTTATCAGGGCAATATTTGAAAACCATCCGGATTTTAAAGGCAGTGTAAATAAAATTTACCCGGTAGATGGGCACAACAACCCTGCTTGTATAGAAGGAGGTGATGTGATAGTGCTTTCAGAAAAAGCAGTAGCTATCGGTAATTCTGAGCGAACAGATGAGAAAGCCATCTACCATGTGGCCAAGGCCTTGCTGGCAGAGGGAACTGTGGAACGGGTTTATGAAGTGCATATGCCCAAGCAAAGAAATTTTATGCATTTGGATACAGTGTTCACAGTATTGGATGAGAATTTGGTTTTGACCTATCCTGATGCTTTGGAGTCTGTTTTACAAACCTCTCTTTACACCCTGAAAAGCAATGATGGAGATCAGGTGCACATTAAGAGAACTGTACTGAAAGAGTCGCTGCTGACTGTTTTAGAGAAGGAAATTCCGTATTTGGAAGTGATTCATCTGGGAGGCAACGGCAATAAAGATATTGCTTTGCGCGAACAATGGTTTGATGGTGCTAATGTTTTTGCGATCGGTCCTAGAAAAGTAATTTCCTATAGAAGAAACAAACATACCAACAGGGCATTGCGGGATATGGGGGTGGAAGTGCTCGATATTCCTTCTTCAGAACTGAGTAGAGGCTTAGGCGGTCCAAGATGTATGACCATGCCGTTGAGCCGAGCTAAAATTTAA
- a CDS encoding N-acetylmuramoyl-L-alanine amidase → MKRTSIKNVIIISFLTCFALLSAFVPAGEKTREFKLRRVVIDAGHGGKDSGTLGGRSMEKDVALSIALQVGNYIEKYIPDVEVIYTRKTDVFIELEERANIANRNKADLFVSIHCNAGPSAAYGTETYVMGSYDLKRNFEIVKRENSVILMEDGYKENYEGFDPKSPESYMMFNLMQKAYFASSLSLAQKIENDFKNKLNRRSRGVKQLPLMVLWRSSMASVLVETGFLSNSNEERYLNSENGQAYLASAIYRSIKAYKEEIEAY, encoded by the coding sequence ATGAAACGAACCAGTATCAAAAATGTTATAATAATTTCTTTTCTGACCTGCTTTGCATTGCTCTCAGCTTTTGTTCCTGCTGGAGAGAAGACCAGGGAGTTCAAATTGAGAAGGGTTGTTATAGACGCTGGACATGGAGGAAAAGATTCTGGTACACTTGGCGGAAGGTCAATGGAAAAGGATGTGGCATTATCTATTGCCCTACAAGTGGGGAATTATATAGAGAAGTATATTCCTGATGTAGAGGTGATCTACACACGGAAAACAGACGTTTTTATTGAGCTGGAAGAAAGAGCCAATATTGCCAATAGAAACAAGGCAGATTTATTTGTGTCCATTCATTGCAATGCGGGACCTTCGGCTGCCTATGGCACAGAGACCTATGTGATGGGTTCCTATGATTTGAAGAGAAACTTCGAAATTGTAAAAAGGGAGAACTCTGTAATTCTGATGGAAGATGGCTACAAAGAAAATTATGAAGGGTTTGATCCTAAATCACCAGAATCCTATATGATGTTCAACCTGATGCAAAAGGCTTATTTTGCAAGCAGCCTTTCCTTAGCACAAAAGATAGAGAATGATTTCAAGAACAAACTGAACAGAAGAAGTCGTGGTGTGAAGCAGCTGCCTCTGATGGTACTTTGGAGATCCAGCATGGCCAGCGTGTTGGTGGAGACTGGTTTTCTTTCCAACTCCAATGAAGAAAGGTACCTAAACAGTGAGAATGGCCAAGCTTATTTGGCATCGGCCATATACCGATCCATTAAAGCCTATAAGGAAGAGATTGAGGCATATTGA
- the lysS gene encoding lysine--tRNA ligase, translating to MQLLSEQEIERRKDREALMKLGIDPYPAVQFPINVTSEDIHKNYENHKTDYKDVSIAGRLMSRRIMGSASFGEIQDSSGRLQIYVRRDDICPGEDKTLYNTVFKKLLGIGDYIGVKGYIFTTQTGEISLHVTELTVLAKSVKPLPVVKRDEEGNVFDGFTDPELRYRQRYVDLTVNPEVKNVFITRSRIISNMRRYFDDHGWLEVETPILQAVHGGAAARPFGTHHNSLDMPLYLRIANELYLKRLIVGGFDGVYEFGKMFRNEGMDRTHNPEFTSMEIYVAYKDYIWMMEMVEDLLEKVTVSVHGTSKVKVGDKEIDFAGPYRRLTMFDSIMEYAGVDVSKMNEAELRGVCADFGIEVDETMGKGKLIDEIFGEKVEANLVQPTYITDYPIEMTPLAKKHRTEKGLVERFELFVNGKEIANAYTELNDPIDQRERFEDQLKLAERGDDEAMAMDEDFLRALEYGMPPTSGLGIGIDRLTMLLTDNSTIQEVLFFPQMRPEKKVKIATDEDFIALGVDPALVPAIRDLNIHTIEQLKEQDANKLFNDVCGRRKKLKLDAKNPSKDEVASWLA from the coding sequence ATGCAATTACTGAGCGAACAAGAGATAGAGCGAAGAAAAGACAGGGAAGCCTTGATGAAACTGGGGATAGATCCTTATCCTGCTGTTCAGTTTCCTATCAATGTCACTTCGGAAGACATCCATAAGAACTATGAAAACCATAAAACGGACTATAAGGATGTTTCTATAGCTGGACGTTTGATGAGTAGAAGGATCATGGGGTCTGCCTCTTTTGGTGAAATCCAGGATTCCTCAGGTAGATTGCAGATATATGTAAGGAGGGATGATATTTGTCCGGGAGAGGATAAGACGCTCTATAATACAGTTTTCAAAAAGTTGCTTGGAATAGGTGACTATATTGGTGTTAAGGGATATATTTTCACGACACAAACTGGAGAAATTTCGCTTCATGTTACTGAATTGACGGTTTTGGCAAAGTCCGTGAAGCCACTTCCTGTAGTGAAAAGAGATGAAGAAGGAAATGTGTTTGATGGATTTACTGATCCGGAATTAAGGTATAGACAGCGATATGTTGATCTTACTGTTAATCCAGAAGTGAAAAATGTCTTCATTACCAGGTCAAGAATCATCTCAAACATGAGAAGGTATTTTGATGATCATGGTTGGTTGGAAGTAGAGACTCCAATCTTACAGGCTGTTCATGGTGGTGCTGCTGCCAGGCCATTTGGTACTCACCATAATTCATTGGACATGCCACTTTATCTGCGTATCGCCAATGAGCTTTATCTAAAAAGATTGATCGTAGGAGGCTTTGATGGAGTGTATGAGTTTGGGAAAATGTTCCGAAATGAAGGAATGGATCGGACTCATAATCCAGAGTTTACTTCTATGGAAATTTATGTGGCCTATAAGGACTATATCTGGATGATGGAAATGGTGGAAGACCTATTGGAAAAGGTTACTGTTTCTGTCCACGGCACTTCTAAAGTTAAAGTAGGGGATAAAGAAATTGATTTTGCTGGTCCTTACAGAAGATTGACCATGTTTGATTCCATCATGGAATATGCAGGTGTCGATGTGAGTAAAATGAATGAGGCAGAGTTGAGAGGTGTATGTGCTGACTTTGGTATTGAAGTGGATGAGACCATGGGTAAGGGCAAGTTGATTGATGAGATTTTTGGTGAAAAAGTAGAAGCCAATTTAGTTCAACCAACTTACATTACCGATTACCCAATCGAAATGACACCTTTGGCCAAAAAGCACAGAACGGAGAAAGGTTTGGTGGAGCGTTTTGAGCTGTTTGTGAATGGTAAGGAAATAGCCAATGCCTATACAGAGCTGAATGACCCAATTGATCAGCGTGAACGTTTTGAGGACCAATTGAAGTTGGCAGAAAGAGGGGATGATGAAGCAATGGCCATGGACGAAGATTTCTTAAGAGCTTTGGAATATGGAATGCCTCCAACTTCTGGACTTGGAATAGGAATAGATAGGTTAACGATGCTTTTGACGGACAATTCTACTATCCAGGAGGTGCTTTTCTTTCCTCAAATGAGACCAGAGAAAAAAGTGAAAATTGCTACCGATGAGGACTTTATAGCTTTGGGTGTTGATCCTGCCTTGGTGCCTGCCATTAGGGATTTGAATATTCATACCATCGAGCAATTAAAGGAGCAAGATGCCAATAAGCTCTTTAATGATGTTTGTGGAAGGAGGAAAAAGCTTAAGCTGGACGCAAAGAATCCTAGCAAGGATGAAGTAGCCAGTTGGTTGGCTTAA
- a CDS encoding acyl-CoA carboxylase subunit beta: protein MSEVKTNKEQHEELLRFLKEKIAKVKQGGGEKRIAKEHEKGKLTARERIDYLLDEGDEFLEIGALAADQMYLEEGGCPSAGVVTGIGQVSGRMCVVVANDATVKAGAWFPMTAKKNLRAQEVAMENRLPIIYLVDSAGVFLPKQNEIFPDKEHFGRQFRNNAKMSAMGIVQVAAIMGSCVAGGAYLPIMSDEALIVDKTGSIFLAGSYLVKAAIGESVDNETLGGATTHCEISGVTDNKYDNDQACLDAIKRIFNTLGAREDAGFDRVKSIEPEKSYEELLSLFPIDRAKPYDMHELLKGLVDQGSFDEYKPDYGQTLVCGTARVDGWAVGIVANQRKMVKTKKGEMQMGGVIYSDSADKAARFIMNCNQRKIPLLFLQDVSGFMVGSRAEHGGIIKDGAKMVNAMANSVVPKFTIIIGNSYGAGNYAMCGKAYDPRLIYSWPTAQMAVMSGASAAKTLLQIKVASLKKTGKEISPDDEAKLLKDISDKYEEELSPYYAAARLWVDGVIAPQETRKVISMGITAANHAPIIERFNVGVIQT from the coding sequence ATGAGTGAAGTCAAAACAAACAAAGAACAGCACGAAGAATTACTTCGGTTTTTAAAGGAAAAGATCGCCAAAGTCAAACAGGGGGGAGGAGAGAAGCGAATCGCCAAAGAACATGAAAAGGGCAAATTGACAGCAAGAGAGAGGATTGACTATTTATTGGATGAGGGGGATGAATTTTTAGAAATTGGTGCTTTGGCCGCAGATCAAATGTATTTGGAAGAGGGAGGCTGTCCGTCCGCTGGTGTAGTAACGGGCATAGGTCAGGTTAGTGGCCGCATGTGTGTGGTAGTAGCCAATGATGCCACTGTGAAAGCTGGCGCCTGGTTTCCCATGACCGCCAAGAAGAACCTCAGAGCACAAGAAGTGGCCATGGAAAATAGACTCCCCATTATTTATTTGGTAGATAGTGCCGGTGTGTTTCTTCCAAAGCAAAATGAAATATTTCCAGATAAAGAACATTTTGGTAGGCAGTTTAGAAATAATGCGAAGATGTCGGCTATGGGGATTGTTCAGGTAGCTGCCATCATGGGAAGCTGTGTGGCAGGAGGAGCATATTTGCCAATTATGTCCGATGAAGCTTTGATCGTGGATAAGACAGGTTCTATATTTTTGGCAGGGTCTTATTTGGTAAAAGCTGCGATTGGTGAGTCCGTGGACAATGAAACCTTAGGTGGAGCTACCACACACTGTGAAATCTCAGGGGTCACTGATAATAAATATGATAATGACCAAGCTTGTTTAGATGCGATCAAGCGTATTTTCAATACACTTGGGGCGAGAGAGGATGCCGGTTTTGATAGGGTGAAATCAATAGAGCCAGAGAAATCTTACGAAGAATTATTATCCCTTTTTCCTATCGATAGGGCCAAACCTTATGATATGCATGAACTGTTGAAAGGCCTCGTAGATCAAGGTTCCTTTGACGAATACAAACCCGACTACGGCCAGACCTTGGTTTGTGGTACGGCAAGGGTAGATGGATGGGCTGTAGGCATTGTAGCGAATCAAAGGAAAATGGTAAAAACCAAGAAGGGAGAAATGCAGATGGGAGGAGTGATTTACTCAGACTCTGCGGATAAAGCGGCACGATTCATCATGAACTGCAATCAACGTAAAATACCTTTATTGTTTCTTCAGGATGTAAGTGGCTTTATGGTCGGTAGTAGGGCGGAACATGGAGGGATCATTAAGGATGGGGCCAAAATGGTCAATGCAATGGCCAACTCTGTGGTTCCCAAGTTTACCATTATCATTGGCAATTCTTATGGGGCAGGAAACTACGCCATGTGCGGCAAAGCCTATGACCCTCGATTGATTTACAGCTGGCCTACAGCTCAGATGGCAGTGATGTCTGGTGCATCTGCGGCAAAGACCTTACTACAGATTAAGGTGGCTTCACTTAAGAAGACTGGCAAGGAGATAAGTCCTGATGATGAGGCGAAACTATTAAAGGATATTTCGGACAAATATGAAGAGGAATTGAGTCCTTACTATGCGGCTGCAAGATTGTGGGTTGATGGGGTGATAGCCCCTCAAGAAACCAGAAAAGTGATTTCAATGGGCATAACGGCAGCCAATCATGCGCCCATTATTGAACGCTTTAATGTAGGAGTTATTCAAACTTGA
- a CDS encoding proline dehydrogenase family protein — MNTKPNISFENTEIAFASRTDVELKKMYLIFAVMDSNLAVKLGTGLADVAFKLKLPIKGIMKKTMFGHFCGGESIEDCSKSIGELKQYGIGTILDYSVEGKGTEKSYDFTRDEILRTIERSAGATEIPFTVFKVTGLGSYKIMTKVQAGQKLNAKEQEAFERLKDRVDALCKSAYEHDVRIMIDGEESWFQDVIDDLAYEAMEKYNKEKAIVYNTYQMYRKDMLGLLKAAHQEAEIKGYHVGAKLVRGAYMEKERDRAEDMGYQSPIQDTKEDSDKDYNAALKFSIENKDRIYLVSGSHNELSNIILTELMNLHGLKPEDKRVFFAQLYGMSDNISYNLAFAGYNVAKYVPYGPVESVMPYLYRRAAENTSVAGQSSREFELIKNEIARRAAIKK; from the coding sequence ATGAATACAAAACCCAATATTTCTTTTGAGAATACAGAGATTGCCTTTGCATCCAGGACGGATGTAGAGTTGAAAAAAATGTATCTCATTTTTGCGGTGATGGATAGTAATCTGGCTGTAAAGTTGGGCACTGGTCTGGCTGATGTAGCTTTTAAATTGAAATTGCCAATAAAAGGGATCATGAAGAAAACCATGTTCGGCCACTTTTGTGGAGGAGAGAGCATTGAAGACTGCTCCAAGTCCATTGGGGAATTAAAACAGTATGGTATTGGTACCATATTGGATTATTCCGTTGAGGGGAAGGGAACAGAAAAAAGTTATGATTTTACCCGCGATGAGATCCTTCGAACCATTGAAAGATCAGCCGGAGCAACGGAGATTCCTTTTACTGTATTTAAAGTTACAGGTCTGGGAAGCTACAAGATCATGACAAAGGTACAAGCTGGTCAAAAGCTCAATGCCAAAGAACAAGAGGCTTTTGAGAGGCTGAAAGATCGTGTGGATGCATTGTGCAAATCGGCTTATGAGCACGATGTGCGCATTATGATAGATGGAGAGGAAAGCTGGTTCCAGGATGTAATTGACGATCTGGCTTATGAAGCAATGGAGAAGTATAATAAGGAAAAAGCCATTGTTTACAATACCTATCAAATGTACCGAAAAGATATGCTAGGTTTGTTGAAGGCGGCCCATCAAGAAGCTGAAATCAAAGGTTATCATGTTGGTGCCAAGTTGGTGAGAGGAGCATATATGGAAAAGGAAAGAGATAGAGCGGAAGATATGGGTTATCAAAGCCCTATTCAGGATACAAAAGAGGATTCTGATAAAGATTATAATGCAGCTCTGAAGTTCAGTATTGAGAACAAAGACCGTATTTATCTGGTCAGTGGCTCGCACAACGAACTGAGTAATATTATCCTTACTGAATTGATGAACCTTCATGGTTTGAAACCAGAGGATAAGAGAGTGTTTTTTGCTCAACTTTATGGGATGAGTGATAACATTTCTTACAATTTGGCCTTTGCAGGCTATAATGTAGCGAAATACGTGCCTTATGGGCCTGTGGAGTCTGTGATGCCTTATTTGTATAGAAGGGCTGCGGAAAATACCAGTGTGGCTGGTCAAAGCAGTAGGGAGTTTGAGTTGATTAAAAATGAGATAGCACGAAGAGCAGCTATCAAAAAATAA